One Terriglobales bacterium genomic window, GGCCAGATCAGCTTTGCCAAGTCACTGGCCACGGAACTGGCGCCCCAGATCCGCGTCAATTGCGTCGCGCCCGGCTGGGTCGATACGGAGATGAACGATCCGGTCTTTCATAACAACGGCTTCAAGCGTCACGTGGAGGACGCCATCCCGCTGCGCCGCATCGCCACCCCCGATGATGTTGCGCTTTCAGTCGCGTTTCTCGCCTCCGAGTGGTCCCGCCACATTACCGGCGAGGTCCTCAACCTCAACGGCGGGTCGGTGCTGTGCGGCTGATCGGCACGACGACACCGGTGCTTCTGCTCACATCGAGCAGTGAGCGGCATCACCGCCACTCCGTACAGCTCCCGCTTAAATTTCTTATACGAGGTGCACCGTCCGGACCTCCGCGAGCGGCCGCGCCCAGGAAATCTTACGGGAGAATTGACGATGGCTTATGTAATCACCGATTCCTGTCTTAAGGACGTCCTTTGCGCCGACGCTTGCCCCACCGACTGCATTCATCCTAAGAAAGACGAAGAGAAGTTCGAATCCGTGGGCCAGATGTATGTCGATCCGGAAGGCTGCATCGATTGCGGCGCCTGCGTTTCTGTTTGCCCCTCGAACTCCATCTTCCCGGCGGATGACGTGCCGGAAGATAAGAAGCAGTACATCGAAACTAACGCCAAGTTTTACGCCAATTAGGCGCCAGTCCGCCGAGAGCGACTCTCTTAATAAAGGAGAGCGACCTCCGGAGAATTACTAAGCCCCGGCGCCCTTGCCGGGGTTTTTCCTGGTCAGGCCGGCCG contains:
- a CDS encoding SDR family oxidoreductase; translated protein: GQISFAKSLATELAPQIRVNCVAPGWVDTEMNDPVFHNNGFKRHVEDAIPLRRIATPDDVALSVAFLASEWSRHITGEVLNLNGGSVLCG
- a CDS encoding 4Fe-4S dicluster domain-containing protein, with the protein product MAYVITDSCLKDVLCADACPTDCIHPKKDEEKFESVGQMYVDPEGCIDCGACVSVCPSNSIFPADDVPEDKKQYIETNAKFYAN